AGAAAACTGTTAAATTGTTtatatgctttttattttttttattttgtttttacaatatcTTCCCTGCGATATTGTTTTTAGCTGctcttgttttttaaaatccTGAATTTTCGTGTTAATTTGGTGAATTCTTTACCAAACAAATGTGTACCAAAGCACTGTCAATTTTgctgtgaaaaacaaaactaaagaaATATCACACAACTAACATTGTCAAATGCTacaataatagcaataatatcCTGCAACAGATTAATAAACCAATTGAATAAATTAGGTATTTATGGTAATTAAAGACccttaaatgaacaaaattaataataaagtttacctTTTTCAGGTTTTCAGTTCTTATTCAggttttaactttttttcccaTAACCCTAATTGCACATCGGGGACTCAGTATAGTAGTTTTGGACCAGTTGTGTGTATtgtaaaacctaaaaaaaaaaaaaaaaatagtgattgTGACCCCTTACCTTATTCATTCCTGTCTGCAATAGGTTTACATGTTTCTTTCCTTCTCACGTCTGCTGTCCTGTAGACAATTTGCAGTCATGTGAAAATCTTGTTTGTAGAAATTTGAATCCTATCAGACCAAAAAGAGAATGCATCTCCAGGTGGCTATAGCTTATTTTGTGGATGTCACAATTGTATTagaaatgtagttttttttttttttttttgagagctGCTGCACAATTTAAGTTATGTTACCCGatatataatattgtgcaagCTTATACTGTTCAGTTTAGAAGAAAATGGGTTTAAAATTACTTATCACGGTTTGtgttattcattgtttttaaaaaatgggaACCATTATTTATgtctgtttgatttttttttttttaaatataaatctaagttttattttaagtagATATTTACCAAAAGACAAAGTAACAAATTATGGGCAATACTGGGAAAAagtaagaattattattattatatgttgttattattaataatgaaatgcTACACTTGGTGAATAAACTTCACTTTTGACCTACTCTCACTGTGGTCACATTTATTACATGATTTCAGTTTCCACCAAGAGTAAAGTATTTCTGCAAGCAGCAATTGAgagtttattctcaaaattACATCTTTGTTTGTTGTTAAACAGTAACATTTTAACTGACAGCtgattcaaaaaaacaaaaaaccaaaGCAGACTGCTTACAGACTGTTagtcatcaacaacaacaacaatgaaaATGGCAATTAATATGTTCGACAAGTGCATTTTACATATAACATCTTGCAGTCAGTATggtaataacatttatataaaatacaaacaaaaagtaaatctcaaacaccacaaacaaaaaacaatcaaaacatcTTATAATGGCTTATGCATCTTGATTTTCATGATCTCTACATGCTCCATCCAGATCAGCCTTTAAAGTGCAACATTATTTTGTCTAAGGTGCATCACTGGtttcattgtcacatgaaaTGAACAGATTTAGAGCATTACAAAACATTGACAGAGCATTCAACTCAACCTAATGCATGACGTTTTGGACGTTTATGCAGCTATATGAAGGATTTCTGCCACCAGAAGCAGCCGAGACCTGAATCACAGCTCCATCAGAATAGGAAGCCACCATTAAACcacaaaacctaaaaaaaacaacacaatccTACAGGCTGCAAATCTACTCTCCTCCCAACTCCAGCTCTTTATATGTGATCGTATTTACATCGCAAGAAGCTCAGtacaaaagtcaaaataattaactaattaaaaaatgataGTAATAAAACTATAGTAGTAACTAAAACCAACATAACATATCCTGGTCTTAAAATCTCTGTAGTTCTTTTTGTAGTTCTTACTGTTTGAATTAAGTGAAAACCTcacattaaaatatgaacataaaaacaaagacaatgtTTTAGCATGCTAATAAAAACTGTAAGATGCTTAAAAACCTCTGTGCATTTctgtaattagaaaaaaaaaaaaaaaaatctcttccaCATCCTACGACATTGAAGACTCATCATGATGAAGACCAAGCGCTTATCACACTACATCAATCATTTCCATTGTCTATTATGCTAAATGACTGGAGAGATCTGACCGATATGGATGCCTTATACAGCACAAAGCTGTCAGTTGCAGCATTAATTATAAACAATGGCGCTGGAAAGCTAGCCTAACCTTGATCTTAGGTCAAACATCAAGGTGTTTCTTTCTTCGTTCACTGCTAAGTCACTACATCGATAATAGGCAACTGTGAGTCCTCCTCCACTACTGGAACATTGTCCAAATCATTCCTTGCAGAACAGAAGAGCCATCTGAGTAGCGCCAGCGCCACACGGACCAGAAGCCTCAGTAAAAGAAAAGCGAACGGTACACCTATCTCCATCATGTGAAAGATGGACGCGCTGAAGCGGCTCAGGATGCAGGTAAGAAAGAAGGTCCCGAGTGCCACGCAGGGGTAGAGCGAGAGCTTGGCTAGCATAAAGGTGTGCTCTCGACCGCCATAGCGTACGTACGGGTGCAACGTCTCACGCTCTGTGAAAAGCGCCACCACCCATATCGCTAGCTGGAACAGACCGGCGAAGAAGATTATGACGCAGCTGATCTGCACGGCCTCCAGCTCATTGCGGGAGCCTCTGGGAAACTCGTGCGTGAGCTGGTAGGCGAGTGGCAGGCCACCCACGAAGGCTAGGGAGAACGTGTTGAAGAGGCCCATGAGGCGATTGGCCTTTATCACGTGCAGGAAGAGAGAGTGATGAACGAACCAAAGCAGCCCAACTGTGGCGAAGGAACCGAAGTAAGCCAGATACTCTGGGCCGTACTGCTGGAGCGCAGTAACAAGGCTGTTGTTGAACTCCTTTTTCACCATAGACGGATCAGGCACGTTGTCTTCACTGTGTAAGAAAACAGTTTATTAAGCTCTCAAATCTACTTTTGACATTAACAAAGCTTATGTTTAAAATCATGTGTCAAAGAGCAGCACAGTGCAACTTCATTTGATGCTGTCACACAACTAGTAGACTGTCCAATGGAGCAATGACAAAATCAGTGCTGCTGACTACATAGTAAACTGTCTTATTTCCTTTGGAGGATAGTAAATACAAACCAAATGTCTAAGATGAGCAGCGTAGCTACGATTGCGTACACCCCATCGCTGAACGCCTCCACTCGCTCTTTACTCAAAGGTTCATTGGGCTGATAGGTGTAGAAGAGCACTGAATCTGGACTGTCTTCCACCTGACCTGAGTTTATTGAGAAAGTGAAATAATGcagattacaaattacattactgttcaaaggtttgggatcagagagatgtttttaaaagaaattaataattttatttagaatGCATTATATTGACCAAAAGTTACagtagacatttataatgttacaaaagatttctattgcACATTTCTGtatatcaaagaatccttaaagtatattaaacataaatattaagtagcacagctgtttttaagactaatgataataataataagaaatgcctcttgagcagcaaatcagcaaattagaatgatttctgaaggatcatgtgacactgaagactggagtaatgttgctgaaaattcagctttaacatcACAGGCAAGAGTTACatcttaaaatgtgtaaatatagaaaaaaggtattttaaattgtaataatatttcacaatactaccgtttttactgtatttttcaaatgaatgcagcctttacttctttcaaaaaaacaaaaaacaaacactgaatcgcccccaaacgtttgaacagtagtatgtacgaaaacaatgacaaaacactTATCCCATGTAAGTATGAGAGAGTGAAGTGTTGTGACATGTTGCTCTCACCACCGATGGCTTTATTCCGGATCCATTTTAAACACCCAGAGATGTAGGGCAGGAATATGAC
This Ctenopharyngodon idella isolate HZGC_01 chromosome 5, HZGC01, whole genome shotgun sequence DNA region includes the following protein-coding sequences:
- the tmem175 gene encoding endosomal/lysosomal proton channel TMEM175 — encoded protein: MGENDGSEIIEHHDDEEMEKRRTPRNHSHSFLESVSSSERDGHSSTQSSHRLLAYSDALISIIATVMILPVAHTKFQDNEELKQSIQALLTTKVAVYLMTFLIVTVAWAAHIRLFQVIERIDDNLALLNLACMMLITFLPYTFSLMATFPNYILGILLFCACVMVIGLIQCLIVLYGFSRPFLLNDQIQMSENQAYYKQHILKVIVKVPIMCLFASIFSVIFFQLSYVILAIVIFLPYISGCLKWIRNKAIGGQVEDSPDSVLFYTYQPNEPLSKERVEAFSDGVYAIVATLLILDICEDNVPDPSMVKKEFNNSLVTALQQYGPEYLAYFGSFATVGLLWFVHHSLFLHVIKANRLMGLFNTFSLAFVGGLPLAYQLTHEFPRGSRNELEAVQISCVIIFFAGLFQLAIWVVALFTERETLHPYVRYGGREHTFMLAKLSLYPCVALGTFFLTCILSRFSASIFHMMEIGVPFAFLLLRLLVRVALALLRWLFCSARNDLDNVPVVEEDSQLPIIDVVT